A genomic stretch from Leptospira johnsonii includes:
- the metW gene encoding methionine biosynthesis protein MetW: protein MIDSKILSSTTLRERPDFAYILDVISPGSRVLDLGCGNGDLLYLLKQKGIRGQGIEKDEDAIVECIRKGVYVHHGDIDEGLSHHEDKRFDYVILNQTIQETRHPGDIIKECLRIGKRVIIVFPNFGYWEVRFRILFQGKTPVTDLLPYRWFNTPNLHFLSILDFQEFCDIRGFTVEDRAFFTDLKQVKFSPNFFAKLALFQIR, encoded by the coding sequence ATGATAGATTCTAAGATCTTAAGTAGCACTACTCTAAGAGAAAGACCGGACTTTGCTTATATCCTGGATGTGATCTCACCTGGTTCTAGAGTTTTGGACCTAGGTTGCGGTAATGGAGACCTTCTCTATCTTTTAAAACAAAAAGGGATCAGAGGACAAGGGATCGAAAAGGACGAAGACGCAATCGTAGAATGTATCCGCAAAGGTGTATATGTCCATCACGGAGATATAGACGAAGGCCTAAGTCATCATGAAGACAAACGTTTTGATTATGTGATCTTAAACCAGACCATCCAAGAGACTAGACATCCCGGTGATATTATCAAGGAATGTTTAAGGATCGGTAAACGTGTGATCATCGTTTTTCCGAATTTCGGGTATTGGGAAGTTCGTTTTCGTATCCTATTCCAAGGAAAAACCCCTGTGACGGACCTTCTTCCTTATCGTTGGTTCAATACCCCTAACTTACATTTTCTTTCCATTCTGGACTTTCAGGAGTTCTGCGATATTCGAGGTTTCACTGTGGAAGACAGAGCATTCTTCACCGATCTAAAACAGGTAAAATTCAGTCCGAACTTTTTTGCAAAGCTCGCGCTTTTTCAAATTCGATAA
- a CDS encoding RsmE family RNA methyltransferase: MNYLLLDPSQETDSGKFKILNKDRITHILKVLQKKEGDKIKAGLLDTSLGTFKILKTSTEEILGSYAPILRPKRRSPAVQLIVSVQRPPTVEKILELAGVWGVSSLEFRLATLSRTEYLTSPVWKEENSKEKLILGMEQGGNVFLPKLELGFVPPGKKTSFEKKGSISEIVASNSRNFFYLDKKGKSIQEFNPLPEKEYSILVGPEPGWTKAELEIFRKSNIPGVRLSCSVLRSEQAVSFFLSQWENSVPRLD; encoded by the coding sequence ATGAATTATCTTCTACTGGATCCCTCTCAGGAAACAGATTCTGGGAAATTCAAGATCTTGAATAAGGATCGGATCACTCATATTCTAAAGGTTCTACAAAAGAAAGAAGGAGATAAGATCAAGGCTGGGCTCCTGGATACTAGTTTAGGGACCTTTAAAATTCTGAAAACTTCTACCGAAGAAATATTAGGATCTTATGCTCCCATCCTCCGACCTAAAAGGAGAAGTCCAGCTGTTCAACTAATCGTCTCGGTCCAAAGGCCTCCGACTGTGGAAAAGATCCTAGAACTTGCAGGTGTCTGGGGAGTTTCGAGTTTAGAATTTAGACTTGCAACTCTTTCGAGAACGGAATACCTCACCTCCCCTGTTTGGAAGGAAGAGAATAGTAAAGAAAAATTGATCTTAGGAATGGAACAAGGTGGGAATGTCTTTCTTCCCAAGTTAGAACTTGGATTTGTTCCTCCTGGTAAAAAGACTAGTTTTGAGAAGAAGGGATCCATTTCGGAGATAGTAGCTTCTAATTCGCGTAATTTTTTTTATTTGGATAAGAAAGGAAAATCAATCCAAGAGTTTAACCCCTTGCCGGAAAAAGAATATTCTATCTTGGTAGGACCGGAACCAGGTTGGACAAAAGCCGAACTGGAAATATTCAGAAAATCAAATATTCCTGGGGTAAGGCTTTCTTGTTCCGTTTTGAGATCGGAACAGGCAGTGTCCTTCTTTCTTTCTCAATGGGAAAACTCTGTCCCTCGATTAGATTAG
- a CDS encoding D-alanine--D-alanine ligase, with product MKIAVLFGGTSTEHEISLRTGTFISKTLSAMGHSVKPILISRDGRWVIPKEYRPEFPEGNSKNPEEYLREFEELHSTNAGAFSSLDCDVVFLGLHGTSGEDGSVQGFLKVLGIPFTGSDVKASALAMDKVRANRLFQLAGMSVAPFWELRKKEFSENPTSVESFGLEYPLFLKPVEGGSSFHTFRIEGPEDLRKRLPEFFDAEDHAILQKFLKGTEVSCGVWEKKEGSKRILEALPPTEIIPGGEFFDVESKYKPGLSQEITPARLPEKIISKIQEQSILAHKTLGCEGYSRTDFIIVGETPFVLETNTLPGMTETSLIPQQAKAAGIPIQTLYQSLIDQALERAGKIPVS from the coding sequence TTGAAAATTGCAGTCTTATTCGGCGGAACTTCCACAGAACACGAAATTTCCCTGCGCACAGGCACTTTCATAAGTAAAACTTTGTCTGCCATGGGACATTCGGTCAAACCCATTCTGATTTCCAGAGACGGCAGATGGGTGATCCCTAAAGAATATCGACCAGAGTTCCCGGAAGGAAATTCCAAAAATCCGGAAGAGTATTTAAGAGAATTCGAAGAACTTCATTCAACGAACGCCGGAGCATTCTCCTCTTTAGATTGTGATGTAGTATTTTTAGGATTACATGGAACCAGCGGAGAAGACGGTTCTGTCCAGGGATTCTTGAAAGTACTCGGAATTCCATTTACAGGTTCCGATGTAAAAGCATCCGCATTGGCAATGGACAAGGTCAGAGCCAATCGATTGTTCCAACTCGCAGGAATGTCAGTCGCTCCCTTTTGGGAATTGAGAAAAAAAGAATTTTCTGAAAATCCGACTTCGGTCGAAAGTTTTGGATTAGAATATCCACTTTTTTTAAAGCCTGTAGAAGGCGGCTCTAGTTTTCATACATTCAGGATAGAAGGACCAGAAGATTTACGTAAAAGATTGCCTGAATTCTTCGATGCAGAAGATCATGCGATCTTACAAAAATTCTTAAAAGGTACAGAAGTTTCCTGCGGAGTCTGGGAAAAGAAAGAAGGTTCCAAAAGAATTTTAGAAGCGCTTCCTCCTACAGAGATCATTCCGGGAGGAGAATTTTTCGACGTAGAATCCAAATACAAACCTGGACTTTCCCAAGAGATTACTCCAGCTCGTTTGCCGGAAAAGATCATCTCAAAAATCCAGGAACAATCCATCCTTGCTCACAAAACACTCGGATGTGAGGGTTATTCTAGAACGGATTTTATAATCGTGGGAGAAACTCCATTCGTTTTGGAAACAAACACGTTACCCGGAATGACAGAGACCAGTCTAATTCCTCAACAGGCAAAAGCTGCGGGTATTCCTATCCAAACATTGTACCAGTCTTTGATCGATCAGGCATTGGAAAGAGCAGGGAAGATCCCAGTAAGTTAA
- the impL63 gene encoding cytoplasmic membrane protein ImpL63, whose product MKLNFLNLFRKSLILPGILLLSLYLVPGEELEAQLWMPPGRQYMQPPDPFTFDAGVNKFNNDYYLYLAPTLNLNFGGEFGLSLTAPMNFLAYDQDPKDPTLKVGSIRKIDYDQKSDYLRLINNIWYGTYGLYKPGETTFSFFAGKLFDGYIGHGTIVNRYVNNQRIDIYNVGLMADFNNDYGGVQVFTNSVYTHEIGAARGYVRPFAIAFKLFDLFTGRSQLFGMLQLGQGNVADEAGRKKVYEEAGVDPEDREKYRALVEDQKTHQMREEMIPIEKKPESRKEKLKEFFNQDNFANRFSIGYTTAFDTKAPTQLAFDTTGRLRLDSNNNPLVEQSEKLVIQGMDAEYKLISTKYIEITPYYDVNTIKLLNSKGTHTGAMFRFGGKDIYAKIKPEYRNMDANYIPMYFDSFYEIERYQSNINSQLPMTKLEAAKLMDPDAARLKGYFTSVVFNFYRVSLEANYENYSGPNNSRIFVGLYFPIGSLFMISGYYTRKNFDQNKDAFKVDDNSVGAIEAALNLGFIAIRVQDIRRWVYDSTSNSFLAQDEQKVLFSNSLSF is encoded by the coding sequence ATGAAATTAAACTTTTTGAATTTATTTAGAAAATCTCTCATACTTCCGGGAATTCTACTTCTCTCCCTTTATCTAGTACCGGGCGAAGAACTTGAGGCGCAACTCTGGATGCCTCCTGGCAGACAATACATGCAGCCTCCTGATCCGTTCACGTTCGATGCAGGGGTGAACAAGTTTAATAACGATTATTATCTATATCTTGCTCCTACCTTAAATTTGAATTTTGGGGGAGAATTCGGACTATCTCTCACTGCTCCAATGAACTTTCTCGCATATGACCAGGATCCGAAAGATCCTACCTTAAAAGTAGGAAGTATCCGTAAGATTGACTACGACCAAAAAAGCGATTATCTTAGGCTCATCAATAATATCTGGTATGGGACTTACGGACTTTATAAACCGGGAGAGACAACCTTCTCCTTTTTTGCAGGAAAACTTTTCGATGGATACATTGGACACGGAACCATAGTAAACCGTTATGTGAACAACCAAAGGATCGACATTTATAATGTAGGTTTGATGGCTGATTTTAATAACGATTATGGGGGAGTGCAGGTATTTACAAACTCTGTTTACACCCATGAGATAGGTGCAGCCAGAGGATACGTTCGTCCGTTTGCAATTGCATTCAAATTATTTGATCTATTTACCGGAAGATCCCAGTTGTTCGGAATGTTGCAGCTTGGACAAGGAAACGTAGCGGACGAAGCCGGTAGAAAAAAAGTTTATGAAGAAGCTGGAGTAGATCCGGAAGACAGAGAGAAATACAGGGCCTTAGTGGAAGACCAAAAGACCCATCAGATGAGAGAGGAAATGATCCCTATCGAGAAAAAGCCTGAATCTCGTAAGGAAAAACTAAAAGAGTTCTTCAATCAGGACAATTTCGCAAATAGATTTTCTATCGGATATACAACCGCATTTGATACAAAGGCTCCCACCCAACTTGCATTCGATACAACAGGTCGTTTGCGTCTGGATTCCAATAATAATCCATTGGTAGAGCAGTCTGAAAAATTAGTCATCCAAGGAATGGATGCAGAATACAAACTCATTAGCACAAAGTATATCGAGATCACTCCTTACTACGACGTTAACACGATCAAACTTTTAAACTCTAAAGGAACTCATACAGGAGCGATGTTCCGTTTCGGTGGAAAAGATATCTACGCTAAGATCAAGCCTGAATACAGGAATATGGACGCGAATTATATTCCAATGTACTTCGACAGCTTTTACGAGATAGAAAGATACCAATCGAACATTAATTCCCAACTTCCAATGACCAAACTGGAAGCTGCTAAACTTATGGATCCGGATGCTGCAAGGTTGAAAGGATACTTTACTTCCGTAGTATTTAATTTTTACAGAGTCTCCTTAGAAGCGAATTATGAGAATTATTCAGGACCGAATAACTCTAGGATCTTTGTAGGTCTGTATTTCCCGATCGGTTCCCTCTTTATGATCTCCGGATATTATACACGTAAGAACTTTGATCAGAATAAAGACGCCTTCAAGGTGGATGATAATTCTGTCGGAGCGATAGAAGCCGCTCTGAACCTAGGATTTATTGCAATTAGGGTTCAAGATATCCGCAGATGGGTGTACGATAGCACTTCGAATAGTTTCCTAGCCCAAGACGAGCAAAAGGTTCTATTCTCTAACTCTTTGTCCTTCTAA
- a CDS encoding O-acetylhomoserine aminocarboxypropyltransferase/cysteine synthase family protein, with protein sequence MARNYKPETIVLHGGQAPDPTTTSRAVPIYQTTSYVFKDTDHAARLFGLQEFGNIYTRIGNPTTDVLEQRVAALEGGVAALATASGQSAETLALLNIVETGQEIVASSSLYGGTYNLLHYTFPKLGIKVHFVDQSNPENFKKAINDKTRAIFAETLGNPKLDTLDIEAVAKVAHDAGVPLVIDNTLPSPYLVRPIDFGADVVVHSLTKFLGGHGTSIGGIIVDSGKFNWGNGKFKNFTEPDPSYHGLKFWDVFGKFEPFGGVNIAFIIKARVQGLRDLGPAISPFNAFNILQGIETLPLRITQHSQNAQKVAEYLSKHPKVTWVNYPGLPTDKNYALAKKYHTRGLFGAIIGFGVKGGIPEAKKLIDGLELFSLLANVGDAKSLAIHPASTTHQQLSPEEQLAAGVTPEFIRLSVGLEHIDDIITDLDEALKKV encoded by the coding sequence GTGGCAAGAAACTATAAACCAGAAACAATTGTTCTTCATGGAGGACAAGCCCCGGATCCTACAACCACATCAAGGGCAGTCCCAATTTATCAAACTACGTCCTACGTTTTTAAGGACACTGACCATGCTGCGAGACTATTCGGTCTCCAGGAATTCGGTAATATTTATACCAGGATCGGTAACCCAACTACAGACGTTTTAGAACAAAGAGTTGCCGCATTGGAAGGAGGAGTTGCTGCTCTTGCTACCGCCTCCGGCCAATCTGCGGAAACATTAGCACTTTTGAATATAGTAGAAACTGGACAGGAGATTGTCGCATCTTCTTCCCTTTATGGAGGAACTTACAACCTTCTTCACTATACTTTTCCTAAACTTGGGATCAAAGTTCATTTTGTGGACCAGTCCAATCCGGAAAATTTCAAAAAAGCGATCAATGACAAGACTAGAGCGATCTTTGCAGAAACCTTAGGAAATCCTAAGTTGGATACTCTGGATATAGAAGCGGTTGCGAAAGTTGCTCACGATGCAGGGGTTCCACTGGTAATCGACAATACCCTACCTTCTCCTTATCTGGTTCGTCCTATCGATTTTGGTGCGGACGTGGTGGTCCACTCTTTAACCAAATTTTTGGGTGGTCACGGAACTTCCATAGGTGGGATCATCGTGGATTCAGGTAAATTCAACTGGGGGAACGGTAAGTTTAAGAACTTCACTGAGCCGGATCCAAGCTATCATGGCCTAAAATTCTGGGATGTTTTCGGTAAGTTCGAACCTTTTGGTGGAGTGAATATTGCATTCATCATCAAGGCTCGTGTCCAAGGTTTAAGAGATTTGGGACCTGCAATTTCTCCTTTCAATGCGTTCAATATCCTGCAAGGGATTGAAACTCTTCCTCTGAGGATCACTCAACATTCTCAGAACGCTCAAAAGGTGGCAGAGTATCTTTCTAAACATCCTAAGGTGACTTGGGTGAACTATCCTGGTCTTCCTACCGATAAAAACTATGCTCTGGCTAAAAAATACCATACCAGAGGATTGTTCGGAGCGATCATCGGATTTGGAGTGAAAGGCGGAATTCCGGAAGCGAAGAAGTTGATAGACGGCCTGGAATTATTCTCCTTGCTTGCAAACGTTGGAGATGCAAAATCACTTGCGATCCATCCGGCTTCTACTACTCACCAACAGTTGAGTCCGGAAGAACAATTGGCTGCGGGTGTGACTCCTGAGTTTATCAGACTCTCCGTAGGTCTGGAGCATATAGACGATATTATAACGGATCTGGATGAAGCACTGAAAAAGGTGTGA
- the metX gene encoding homoserine O-acetyltransferase MetX, translated as MGSKQSVGIVEPKTAVLGDLRLDNGSVLSPTVVAYETYGTLSPNKDNAILICHALSGDAHAAGFHSDGEKRPGWWDEYIGPGKAFDTNQYFVISSNVIGGCKGSSGPMSINPVSGKPYGSSFPFVSIKDMVAAQKLLVESFGIQRLLCVAGGSMGGMQALQWSISYPDALENCIILASSPEHSAMQIAFNEVGRQAILSDPNWNNGLYEDNATPRKGLALARMMGHITYLSDHKMREKFGRNPPRGNLLNSDSDFAVGSYLIYQGESFVDRFDANSYIYVTKALDHFSLGKGQELTKALSPAQCRFLVVSYSSDWLYPPSQSREIVKSLEASDKRVFYVELTTNEGHDSFLLPNQRQEDVIRGFLNMPVNE; from the coding sequence ATGGGATCGAAACAATCCGTCGGCATAGTAGAACCAAAAACCGCAGTGCTGGGGGATCTACGCCTGGACAACGGCTCAGTTCTTTCCCCTACCGTAGTAGCCTATGAAACTTACGGAACACTTTCTCCCAATAAAGACAATGCAATCCTGATCTGCCATGCTCTTTCAGGCGACGCTCATGCGGCGGGTTTTCATTCTGATGGAGAAAAACGTCCGGGTTGGTGGGACGAGTATATCGGTCCAGGCAAAGCATTTGATACGAATCAATATTTTGTAATATCTTCTAATGTGATCGGCGGATGTAAGGGTTCTTCCGGACCTATGAGTATCAATCCGGTCAGCGGTAAACCTTATGGTTCCAGCTTTCCTTTCGTTTCCATTAAGGATATGGTGGCGGCTCAAAAACTTTTGGTAGAATCCTTCGGGATCCAAAGATTGCTCTGTGTGGCAGGCGGCTCCATGGGTGGAATGCAGGCTTTGCAATGGAGTATATCTTATCCGGATGCTTTAGAGAACTGTATTATTCTAGCTTCTTCTCCTGAACACTCCGCAATGCAGATCGCTTTTAACGAGGTAGGAAGACAGGCAATCCTTTCCGATCCGAATTGGAATAACGGATTGTACGAGGACAATGCTACTCCTAGAAAAGGTCTTGCTTTGGCAAGAATGATGGGTCATATCACTTATCTTTCCGACCATAAGATGAGAGAAAAATTCGGCAGGAACCCGCCTAGAGGAAACCTCTTAAACTCGGACTCAGACTTTGCAGTGGGTAGTTATTTAATCTATCAGGGAGAAAGTTTCGTAGATCGTTTTGACGCGAATTCGTATATCTATGTGACCAAGGCACTTGATCATTTTAGTTTGGGAAAAGGACAAGAACTTACTAAGGCGCTCAGTCCTGCTCAATGTAGATTTCTAGTAGTCTCTTATAGTTCGGATTGGCTCTACCCTCCTTCTCAATCGAGAGAGATTGTTAAAAGTTTAGAAGCTTCCGATAAGAGAGTTTTTTATGTGGAGCTTACTACGAACGAAGGTCATGATAGTTTTCTTCTTCCTAACCAAAGACAAGAGGATGTAATCCGAGGTTTTCTAAATATGCCGGTGAACGAATGA